TGCAGAGGAGCCCACAATGTTGATACCGAAGCAGATTCCGCTCCCACTGGTGTTTTCGATATTCTTGATCGTATTTCCTGAAATTGTACCGCCCGATGAACCCGAACCTTCAACATAAATGGCTGCGCCGGAGTAGGTGTGTGTACCATTGGTTCCTGGCTTTTTCAAACCGTCGATACTGTTATTTGAAATCGTATAAGTAGCCACGTTATTGAGGTAAAAACCTACGAGCGGCTTCGATGCATCCGAAGCAGATCCCAATGTATTGTTGCTGATAATCCAGTTTGTATTGGAAGAATTGCTTCCGTTTACATAGACACCTTGCTTGACGTTGGTAAAGGTGACATTGGTTACTTCGTTTGTGGAGTTATTTGCGGCACTTCCGATACTGCCGGAACCTGCATAAACCCCAGCAGAAAATGTGCCGATGCTTGTGTTGAGCATGTTGAGCTGGATATTCAGGTTCCTGAACTTGTTACTGTTTGCCGTATTGTACAGCCAGATACCCAGCCTGTTTGTATAGGAATCAGCGGTATTGAATGTATTATAAATAGTGAGTTGCTTGTCGCTTGTGCCATTATTTCCATCGATGATGATGTTGTCGGCGCCATTCAACTGGAATACGGCACCGTCCGATACCGAGCCGGAAATCGTAATGTTTTTGCCGGTATTAGGCTTAATGGTCAGTGTGTTTGCAGCACTTCCGGCATATTGGTTGATGATTAATGCGGATGCTACGGATTGATTCTCATCAATCAGGAACGTGGTGGCACCGTTGATCCCGACGGTATTAACGTACGCAATCGCTGTTGCAAGCGTTAAGTATTGTGCACCATCTGTGGTGGTGCTTCCGATTTTTTTGCTACCGTTGATTTGGGAAAAACCAACAATGGGGATAAGTAAGAACAGTAAGTATTTTTTCATTGGGACATTTCTGCTTTGTAGGTAAGCTTTTTTAATTACGCAAAAATATCCGCTGAAGATGTTAATTGTTTTAAATAAAGTGTGAAAATTTCAATATATTCGACCAATAGACTGATAAATCCGTTGTAATACATTGTTTACGAAATCGATTTCGCTGAATTTGAGGTTTTTTACTGTAAAATATTGAAATTTAAGGGATTGCTTGTTAAAAGGAATTTTGCTCCAATTCCTTCGCTCTGGCATAAATCAGGTCGCTTTCAAACCCTTTCCTGAGTAAAAAGTCACAGAACTTTTTCCGCTTCTTTAACTGGTTTTTTTCAGAAATAAGCTGCCATTGTTTCTCGGAAAGTCTTTCAAATGTTTCATGGTATTCTGCTTCGGTTATTTCGCTTAATGCGGTATCAATATTGAATTTCGTAATGCCGCGCAATTTGAGCTCCATGACAATGCGGTTTGTTCCCCAACCCTTAATCCTGTGCTTGCCCCGCGCAAAACTCCTTGCGAAACGCTCTTCATTGAGAAAATCATGCTCCAGAAGATGCACGACAACATGGTCTTTTTCTTCCTCAGTAAACCGAAAGGAGTACAATTTTTCCAGCACCTCCTGATGGCAACGCTCCTGGTAGGCGCAAAAGCGTTCGAGTTTCTTAATGGCTTCGGTTAAAATCGGATTGGTGTACATGCAAACAAAAATAATAAAGAATACCTATAACCACACATTAACGATAGGCACCATCGGAAATAACAAATGCCAATACCATACGGTACAGCTAAAAGCAATCATCGGTTCGTTATAAAAGATGACAATTGTATTTACAATAATTTAAAGTTCTTCGAACAATGCGGTAATAATGATCAGCGTAATTGTCGGTACGTTTTAGTTTAAGTGTTTAATTCACAATGAATTTCTACCCGTTTTCGTGCACTTAAGCGACAAAAAAAGCAGTTCAACGAGAAGTTAAAAATTAGTTAAAAACCAATGCTGATTAATGAAATGTTTGTCTCTAAATTTACTCCCCCCAAATTGACTCAACCGATACATTATCAGATGATCATGCCGGGTTAACATTGCTCCCCAAATGATTATTTTATGAGAATGAAGGTTTTTTATTTTTTACTTCTAAGCATTGTATGCTTAACAAAACTATCTGCGCAAAGTGTTGTCGTTAATAAATATTTTAACTCGGGAGGTACCACCGATATAATCGAACTCCTTATAGTTGCTGATAATACGGATATGCGTGGATTGTGGCTCAAAGATTTTTCCGGAAGTAATGCCAACGATAGCGGAGGAGGTTTTCAATTCACCACCAACGCATTGTGGAGCAGTATGAGAGCAGGAACTCTTATAATTTTGCGCCAAGGTTCCAGTGCCGCAACTGATGTAACTGTAAGCTGCAGTGATTTCAATCTGGATATCGGACTTTCTAATACTACTTATTTTACAACTGGGTCAGGTTCATTTGACATTAGCACTAATGATATGGTAATGATTAAAAGCGGAACCCAAAGCGGTACTGCCAATAACATTCATACATTAAGAGCTGGTACAGCAGGTACACAATGGACAAATATTTCAACTGGAACTAAAATCGGAACGACATCAACCGCTAGCAATTATGCAGTAGTTGACAATGCTTCAAGCGTTATTGGAGATTTCAATCTTGGAACTTCTGGCGTAACCGTAGGAACCACTTATACGTTAGGAAGTGGAAACAATACTAATAACACCAATTTCATTAATTTCCTCAGAGGCCCTGTTTCTTCAGCCGCCACAAGTATATCCGGCAGTGGATTTATTGCTAACTGGAGCGCTGTCACAGGAGCTAGTTCTTACAGGCTGGATGTGTCCACTGCTTCAGACTTCTCTGCATTAGTTTCAGGATACTCCGATCTCAATGTTGGAAATGTTGTTACCTATGGCGTTAGCGGGCTTTCTGCATCGACTACTTATTATTATAGGATCAGAGTGTTAAACGCAACCCCTACAACAAGCGGCAATTCCTGTACAATAACTGCCGTCACAGGCACAGGAGCCTTTACCACAAATCAGGATGGCCCATGGACCACAGGTGCTACGTGGGTGGGTGGCATCGCACCAACAGCAGGTGACAATGTAGTTATTGCGCACAATGTT
This genomic stretch from Flavobacterium pallidum harbors:
- a CDS encoding regulatory protein RecX; the protein is MYTNPILTEAIKKLERFCAYQERCHQEVLEKLYSFRFTEEEKDHVVVHLLEHDFLNEERFARSFARGKHRIKGWGTNRIVMELKLRGITKFNIDTALSEITEAEYHETFERLSEKQWQLISEKNQLKKRKKFCDFLLRKGFESDLIYARAKELEQNSF